Sequence from the Bicyclus anynana chromosome 2, ilBicAnyn1.1, whole genome shotgun sequence genome:
cttcggccgtggctagttaccaccctactagcCTATTAAGAAAGTTTCTCTAAGGTAAACCATACGCTGTTTTACTGACAACAACTTTAACTGTGATGTTTATATGCTCAACACTTGgtgtatgaaaattatttagggGTCATGGAGTGAAAAATGGtgaatagaattttttttttattattcagagGTGTGTTGCTAGCGATGTCGTACGTGATGATGTGCTGCTTGGATATGGTGAGGACCACACCGTGCAATATTATCGCGCTTTTCATAGTGGTAAGTTTGAAGATTCATTATTTTATGCCTTTTGTTGACTTCTAGTTGACGCTACTTCTAGTtgtgctttttatttattttttactagaaaaCTTTCGCGGCTTGGCCTGCGTGAAATACAGCTTTCACAAATCGTTTGGAAATGTATCCGGGAAAAAAGTAGCCTGAATGATGCTCAAGAGCCTTCActattttccagtgaaagtcctagtGAAATTTTGGTctgctgttccagagattaacacggctaaaactcacgtgatacaacgtcggggtatgcctgactagtttcgaacccattagtcatgagctggttcttgcaacgcggcacacTCGCAGTGCGCGTTGAGAGAGGGACTTTTAGGAGGGGTAGGGAgggaaggttccgttacactctccgaatGTTCATGAATGTCCAAACCAAACTAACACTATCTTGTTCCAAATTTGTTATTTGCGACAATGAATGAAATATTACACAACAACAATGGCagcgattaaaattcgggtgacgactaataaGATGACTAATATAAGAGAAGCAATAAAAGCTTCTCGTatcttacgagtacctactaaaaaaattcccttgacaatacagaagccttaccgaaacggatataatgagtcgtacccaTGGTACCATGCTGATGCTGAACCGTCTGTGTGCACATTCTTCATACTACGTATATGTTTTCTCATTCTAGTAGTTATGTTATTCCTTAATGTTTCAGGTAGCAGCAATGAGCAACGTTGTTGCCGTGTTCACGTCAATTATAAAAACGCATATCATAATGTATGCGCTCTTAGCAACCAGTATCACTGTGGCGGTGTGTCTCATGTTAGCCCTTTCTAGTGTGAGTTCAATAACAACTTTTTAGTATATGTAGTACTAGCAGACATATAGACCACCGGACAGGCGTCCTCTACTTCGCGAGCACCTCCTAGTGACGAAGATGGCGACGAGATGGATGACATACATACCACATATGACCCAGCGTAGGACAGTGATAGCATCGCAGTCCATGTGGGGCACTCTACCGGACCTGACACCGCTCTAGTGCAGGATAGCTAGatagagcgggggcacacgccggcgccgcaccgcaaataattcaccgtatcagcgggcacacaAAGCGGTGCGGCGTCGCAATgttgttatgtcgcagcggcgccgtagcagcgttggacaatctgttaataaagtaatgttgtgtcgcatagacaactgagcggtgccgctccgacgtcgcaacgcattcacccctcatACACTACTACCCTTAGACCGAAAGGCCTgagccccgaaaggggctggaagaacatgaccgggggaccttagaaaattctcaggtatgcaggtttcctaacgatgttttccttcaccgtttgagtggCGTttccaactgaaaagttaaaggtgcatggcccggacgggattcgaacctatatgtcctccgaatcgaaagcagagagGAGCACTAGACTGTCACGACtataaaaaaacagaatatttcacataaaaaaaactgttattttCAGTTCGACTTCACCGCCTGGTACTTGTATTTGGTCGTCATAATGTGTGTGTTCGCTGCTTTATCGTTGATGTTGTTAATTGGTTCAGCGTTCTTTGGTATACGCTTTAAGCTGATGCACACGATAATGCTATATGTGGGAACGCTTATTCAAGTGGTTGTAAgtacaatttttgtttattgtatcatcattatcatgtgATTTTCACTAAACTGCGGAGGCCATGGGATGATAAAATTCGTGATAGAACAGGAGCTAAACTAAATCGTCTGGGCTACGAAAATGTCAGAGACATACTCACTTTCGCATTTGTGatattagtatgtatatatatgccTTGAATTCCATCACGTTTGATGGAAATCAATAATGAAGTAAGTTGGAATACGCTTGCTTAGAAAATGCtgatttcacttaaaaactggccaattttgctttgacagttttagaatggggtctattataattttatttatttatttatttatttatttatttaataaggacaaccaacagctgatacaatgtcacatgtcaataatttacattaatattatatgttattatatGTTATTGCCCAGCTAATTACAGGTTATCACAGCattcactaattaaaataacttatgtcaaaactacagttgtcagcaatgaaatgtcaaaaaatatacaatgcaaattaatatctaaaaaaaaatgtcggattacaataaattaaaagccattaaaataaaaaataagtcacataaaattaaaaaaaaataaacaagaaaattaaatctaaaaattacaatacatcaagaatacaatacaattatatttacatacttaaaatattattaatattaaatgtcaatatgaagaaattattaattttaagaagtCATTATAGGAtgtcacaatattattattattaagtattagcaTTCAGTACATCAATTACTGAGtgcttaaaattattgagattattgtggaataaatctatatcctttTGGTGTTTCACACACTCATTATATAGGTCCGACATCCGAGGAATGGGAGAAAATTTGCCTAATTTTGTTCTGTAGGTCTTATGATATAACAGATTACACGGGTATCGAGGCCTATTAATGCGCGGTGCTCTAATCGGAAATCTTTGAATCAAATCAGAACAGTCAACTTgatggttaaataatttaaataagaatgTCATAGCCATTAACCCTCTTCTAACTACAAGACTCTCTTTCTTAAAGtaagtcagtctgtctgtataATTATGCAGATTGactttaaatttataagatAGCTGTTTTAAAAAACGTTGTTGTACTCTTTCAATTCTTTGTATATGAGTTTTAGTATACGGTGACCAGACGGTGCAACAATACTCGAGTGTACTCCGAACATAGCAGTCAAACAATCTTATTATAGTTGACTTGTGCTTGAAGTTTTTTGAACTTTTCAGTACAAATCCCAAGGATTTATTAGCTAATTCTAAAGTTTTATCTATATGGGGTACAAAACTCAACTTGCTATCAAAAATAACACCTAAATCACGAACTGTACCAACTTCAGCTAATTGCTTGCCATTAATATCAtacaatgataatattttatttttgtttcgtgTAAATTTTATGTGATGACATTTCTCGacgtttaaaaacattttattcatcTTACACCAACAACTCAATCTACCCAAATCCTCCTGTAGCAATTTTATGTCTGTTTCACTCCGaacaattttcatttaatattagttttttatattttcagttaCTTATTATGGAACTCCAGATGATTTTAGGCGGTAGATCCATAGAGATGGGCGAAGACGAATATGTTCTAGCTGCCTACTGTCTTTACACATCTATTATAAATCTGTTTCTTCACTTTGTAAAGATTTTAGCCGATcttgacttttaaaaatatgataataatatttatatatccaaagtttttttaattttttaattatgctacagaaagtatatattttgtatatattaatgtatttgtttatatatcttttactacttatttttattgtgaaCTAGCTGTGCTTCTCAGTTTCAGTAAAGTTTCCATACCTGTGAGTAAATGACCTATAATAGACTATATCTTTCTCTGTGTCCACTTTCAGCCACATCCGTATACTACGTACGGTGTTCATTAAGTAATGAGAATGATCAAGAtgcagttattttttattaaatttttgtttgccgaaaaattattatttcctcacgatgttttaccttcaccgtttgaagcacgtgatatctaatttcttacaatgcacgcaactgaaaagttggaggtgcatgccccggatcgggttcgaacccacaccctccggaatcgcaggcagaggtcatatccactgggttaccacgactctttttttttgtctttacaagttagcccttgactacaatctcacctgatgataagtgatgatgcaatctaagatggaatcggataggaggaagatgaaatccacaccccccccccccccctttcggtttctacacgacgtcgtaccggaacgctaaatcgcttggcggtacgtctttgtcggtaggggccgcccaccagcctgacctagaccaattaagaaaaccttaataggtgcagccggggatcaaacccaggacctccgtcttgtaagtccactgcgccatggaggccgtcttatagtatagtagtatattatagtatacgCTTGGCCTTTTCATTTGAATGCGCGGCATCccaaaaattaatcaaaaacgaaaatataaaaGGCGGAAGTTATACATTATTTGGAGGACGGAACAGCCACCGATCTAACGAGAGGTGAATTGAATGCTCACGTCGCATCCCCATCAAAGGGGGCTTTTGTGAAATGATTACCTTTTTGTACAGCCTAGCGGAATGATATGCTGCTTTCATTACAATTGCTTTCGAGGAAATAATGAAAGGATTACGAACCATGTTTTTGCTTTTGGAAACCTCTTTAACAGTGTAAAGGGTAGGCAGGTATGTCTTgctaaattttaaaagtttatttatacaaatttatTAGCTATGACGTCACACGGGAGGTCGTTGATTCGATCCCTGACTGgactgattgagattttttaattggtcgAGTACTGGCTAGTGgaaggctttggtcgtggcgagttaccaccctaccggcagaaACTTACCGCTGAGTGAGTTAGCCCGCTACTAtacaagattgcatcatcacttatagtagaggagccgaagaggggatttttgcagttactcgagcgcggcggaacataagggactataccttacactttgtcgagtacctccaccgagtatgagcccttaatattggtgggtacgtttagggcaaccaaaaaaaaaactaacttcattaatactcaaccagcacgtcagattaagataaggtaggtgagttgatagctaaaaactgcacatttcgaaaatctgacgatttgagcgtaacgtaatggaatgggaggatTTCAAagctacaaaattaaacccttatattttagtgctcgaggtacgagtgcgattaattttttacttattttaaggaAATagtctcctaattaatcgctaaaattttcttacaatttcagtaagccaaagtaataaaaattgtttttaaagtctgtagttttttttttccaccgctaaaagaggaaaaagtaaataaccatttattcttcctataatttaatcttccaaatgtaatcggtctcaatgacgctcgagtaactgaaaatttagcatcccgggctcccctattATTAATATCAGGTAAGAtcgtattcaagggctaacagCAACTCATTGCaaagaatacataatataaaattcatcaGTCTCATTGAAATAAAGAATCTACTATTGGTCTAAAATCCGGCATTAGAAGTATATACCCtcagttattaattaatgacaGTAAATAAATGTGACTCATTGCAAATGGGTTGCCTAATTAAATTGCAGCCATTTTTTATACGAAATCTTGAACAAAATCAAAGGCAAGCTAATACagttaaaataagctttcatttgacatactagatgactaaataactgatgagggtatatgaAACCTCATGATATGAAATTTAAGCTTAGCCTCAAATTTAACGGTAAACataatttagataaataatttcaaatcgGAAACAAGTCCACTTTTTATCCAGAGTCCGTATCCGGGAGTCACGTTCCGGTATTTTTCCGGTGTACGGAGTTACGGATGGCGACGTCGCTGCGCTGCTGTAAAATTGATATTTGCTGAAACGAATttcataagtataaaatatttaggaatgTGCTAACGCGCTCTAACGCCGCCGGATAGAAAGTGGCACAACTTcataattaaagtttagttggatatatattatttatattttttaccggCTCTTTTTAGTGAATTCTACTGAACCGTTAAAGTAGTCGTTAcaaaaatacagatttttttttttcagtaaaccTTAACATTGTACATTTATGAGATACCAACAAACTGTAGCGTAATGACATAAGACACatatttataagaataaaatcaattttacaAGACATTAAACACCTTTATACTCGCactatgtaatatattataggCCGTAGAGCAAATGATTGAcctaacttttaaatttatttaactatcTTTTAattacatcacactaatattataaaggcgaatgtttgtgcgtaagtatgtaagtgtgaaagtgtgtaagtatgtttgttcctcttttaagctgcggctactgaagcgatttggctgaaatttggaatgggaatagactctggattaacacataggcttcttttgattccagaaaaatccatatttctcgcaggatttgtgaaaaactgaattccacgcttaCGAAGTCGGGGGCATCCGTtagttgattattattttcataaaacacTATCAAATTGAAACTTAACCGAAATGTTAACACATCAAAAGTTTCAGtaagttttcataaaattttcttctccacaattttaaattcatagCGGTCATTTCAGTTGACTATTTCtgagtaataaaatgtaaatttccgAGTTAGGATACTTTATTACTGTGGGTGTGAAACGTAGtatattatctttaaaaatatcttgagAATTTGCCCCGCAGTTTATTAAATTCCGGCAGCTTATGGAATAAAAGTCTTTGAAATTTCAAAGTGCACTAGTTTTTGTAGTAATAAACTCGAGAGAAACgcattatacgagtataatcgACTGAGGAGCGGGTCTCCAAGTTTACTTGGATGAATTTTTACTTTGTCTGTTCGTAACTAAAGTACGGACAAAGTTAAATTCGttctttatatatataagaaCCCGGTACAGTACCATTGTCTTATTATTTTAGTTCAGTTGTATCAGAGTAGGTACTATGAGGATCAGAGCACCTTAGGTAGAACAGACAATTGAAACGCTTTATCTTTAAGTGTCTCTAATACCTCTGTAGCGTAGTGGGAATGCCTTACTTAATAGGTCCTGGGTACTATCTCTGCTCATTAAGAATTGTCGAAACAATCCCAGAATAgcatttttgtgtagttaatcAAGAAAGTAGAACAGAATAAATGTATAAAGACATTCgtaatatcttaatatataaattcgaaagtaattcatcacgaaatcattgagctattgaggctattgaggctatattatgctgatgatgatgatgatggtgtttTATTCTTTCCAATTTTAATCCAGCTTCTTGCATGAAGCTATTTAGACTTCAATATGAAAAATACCTTTTATATCTGTCAGGCAAGCTACACAAAAAACGTAGTCTCAAATTGTCGAGAGGCGAAACAATTCGACAACGGCTGCAAacgtcaacaaaaaaaaatgttgagaTCTCTCTCAGTCGCTTTGATATGACGCCCAGTCGGTGCGCTTGAATCTTTTACTACTTTTAAGGCTAACTTTCGGATTGTTACTGTCACACTGAGACTCTGCGGGTCATCACTTTGTATTCAACATTTTTGAATAGGGTTACCTCGAAAATGGCAGATGATACTACcaccttttttaatattaattcaagATTTTAATAAAGTGTTGCCTAAAAGCCAGTGCCGTAAATAGCCTTTTCCGCGCCCTGTGCGAGCTTCTACAACTGCGCTCTATTTAACTAGACCCTTTGCCTATTATACCACCCACTGTGTCTCACTCACTAAAACTCAAAAGCAGGTTCACTACTGGAAATACGTTGCCCATTCTGATGCTTAATTCTATCTATTCTTGCGCCCCCAAGAGTCTACGTCCCGTGCCTTGACACCGGTGGCACCGCCCTATTTACGCCACTGCTAAAAGCTTAAAAAGGACGTGACTTCGTGTGCGTGGAATTCCGTTATTTAGAAAACttgcgggaaccatagattttatcTAGGATAAAAAGTCTGTATCGGTTCATTAGTTTAAAGTTTAAGTTTTCAAGATTTAGTTAACCTTGTACCAGATTGACAAACTGagtgcatttataatattagtaaggtcATGGGTAATATGGAAGTATAATTTAATacatagtaatatttttattattacaattaataaattgtatttaattgcGTCGGTTGTTCTTAATTAAGAAATATGTTTGGATATATATttgtatcgtcatcaacccatattcggctcacttctgagcgagtctcctctcagaatgagaggggttaggccaatagtccaccacgctggcccaatgcggattggcagacttcacacacgcagagaattaagataatactctggtatacaggtttcctcacgatgttttcgttcaccgATTGAGAGATATATTTGTATGAATCAAAGTTTTTTAATTCCTAAATTGACCTAAATAGAAAACAAGACTTTCAGATTATAAGCCTGTTATAGAGTCTAGTCTCATCTCGATCTTAGTGACAAAGCTCGTCTAAGGTGTACTACTGTCATGGATATTCCTGTGTTTCATTCTAAAGGTTACAGCGAAATCCACGCCTCAGCCTCTTAGTTTGACGGACGCTTTGTACTGCATGTTCGTTGCATATCGTGTCGGCTCACAGTTACTCAGAGAGTATGCTCAGAATAtatctgcgtgattgaatcagaaattatgggatactagcggacgcccgcgacttcgcccgcgtggaatttagtttttcacaaattccgtggaaaccatggatttttccggaatgaaaagtagcctatgtattaatccagagtaaaatctatttccattccaaatttcagccaaatcgcttcagtagccgcagcgtgaaagaaaaacaaacatacttacacacttacacactttcacacttacacacaaactttcgcctttataatattagtgtgatgtgatttagCACTActagaaccaaagtcaccaacatagttCAACGAGCCAACTAGCTGCAAAGCTGAATAGCTAATGGCGTGTTACAGTTCAAAATTTCGATGGATTGGAGTCCACAGATGCTTGAACGGTCACAACGTTtagaagtgttggtcgactagtaagaccgatgacatcaagcgagttgtaGGGTGCCGCAGTATGCCTTTGGTTCTTATACAGTAGGTACAGAAGACTATAAAGcagaaatttcttaaaagtgGAAAAATACGTGTAGTTTCCATTAACGCTGTTGCACAAGCTACGCAGAGGCGATGGTCTTTGGCACGCAAAGGCCCTTTCGACTTCGGCGTAGCGAAAAAACTCATCAAGCGTACTATGAAAACAGCTGCGTATCAAAAGGCtgctaattatttaaaaaaaaagacgtaATCATTCCGCAAAGGATCTCATTTGGCAAAGTGCTTGCGAAACTAACAGTGTAAGGGAACTGCAACAATCGTATGATCGACTTAGGTTGGTGGCTTAAGACCACCTATCTATGTAAGCGGATAACACATTACCGACGATGTTTTAAAGCTAATTGAAAAGTTTCTATTTTGGgaaatgttttttcttaatgTGTAATGTGTAAGTACAGAAgaaatttatagttatttagttTCATGACAACTTAAAAGTTTCCTTAGTATGTATATACCTATCATTTTTGTGGTGATAGGTCACTACCCACAACAccactataatatttttttttaaaacaggcatggaaggaaaaatatatatttatttttaaagaaatattatatttatttttttgccatatttttttaaatatgaccaatattcccattcccatccaactagtcgggaaagactgtgttaggagtgggtacgacaatagaccaacggggcgatgATCGAACTCTCTAGGTCTAATCTAGGTCTGTCAATCTGATGCGTGGATTTTCGTGTTATTTTCATAGGATGATTAAATACGTCACGtcatcatcaactcatattcggatcactgctgagctcgagtcttctctcagaatgaaaggggttaggccagttcaccacgctggcccaatgcggattggcagacttcacatacgcagagaattactgAAATTCTCTGGTGCGGTGAacgcggtgccaagccagtgacgtattaaataaagacgtttctgaaagaaccatagGTAGAACTGTCTGATAATCCTAAAACTTCATGATTTAAACGGTTTGAGTTAATGCATGgaaggaaaaatatatatttatttttaaagaaattttttatttatttttatgccatatttttttaaatatgaccaattttcccattcccatccaactagtcgggaaagactgtggtaggagtgggtacgacaatagaccaacggggcgatgatcgaaccaccacccttcggtgatgagttggaccgctcttaccgttgagctattgaggctttatatcCTGATTTTGAGGAGATAACTAATGGGTTAATGGGCGATAAAATAAACTGGTTTAAGTACAAACTTAATTAGTCTTTGGACAATTACTGTTAGGCTGCGTCCTGTAGATTGCGGTCAGTTTAcaaattgcaaatatttttacaacttttCAATAAAACTTACAAAGAGTTTTATTGAAATGTTGCAAGCATGCATTTTGGAATTTCGTGTTATAAGCATTAATTGCTCATAATGACAATTCAAAAAGAGTTTTCCAAGCGTAAAATATGTCGAAATTTACTTCGCTGAATATTAATGGAAAAATAGAGTAGGTATAGAGTTAAACAAGATCAAACAAATGCTGGAAATTTACTCAACGCAAAACACGTAGAACCAACTCGCTACGAATATCATAACCTTGGCAAAAGCgggtactttaaaaatattcgaATTTCAAAGCAAGTTTATCGACAAGTACCTACACATTGCATTTACTCGTAGCTGTGGAGTTCGTGGCAATTTCGGTTGCTACTGAATTATAAATGACGACTGTATGTATTTTGGGAAGTTCGTTAATCAATCACGTAAAACCAGCTGAACGGATTTAGATTTTGGCACTCACATAATTTATAACCTGGATTAAAACGAGGTTTTTCCTAGGTCTGTCAATCTGATGCGTGGATTTTCGTGTTATTCTCATAGCATGATGaaataagtcatcatcatcattgtcatcaacTCAttttcggatcactgctgagctcgagtctcctcacaggatgagaggggttaggccagtccaccacgctggcccaatgcggattggcagacttcacacacgcagagcattaTTGAAATTCTTTGTGCGGTGAacgcggtgccaagccagtgacgtgtCAATTAAAgacgtttctgaaagaaccacggtaAAGAACTGTCTGATAATCCTGAAACTTCATAATTTAAACGgtttgagttaatgcatcactgtgttggcagcgccttcaaagtgattaaaaggtagcacatacgatgatatttttctgtttttagtgtgtacAAGTAACAAAAGAgccacagtatgggcaatttcgttattttcattttaacaacaactaaattactgaaccgcttttcatgaaaattaaatgggccCAATTTGGAAGTTATACTCtttcacacaaaaaaataattttcaaaattggttaagaaattacaaagttgtggggtaacaaacatttaaaaatacacagaATTAaggacctccttctttttttgaagtcggtaactAATACTATGATAAAAACAATGTCTTATCATAAATCAATGTATTACCAAATACACTAGCATACTAGTATTGTGTCGTCGAATTTAATAAACTCGTCCTCTGGCTCATCTCTTCTACTGCTTCTCGTCACAAAGTAGTCAGACCTTGTAATGAAAGCGGCTTTAAGTGCacctaatattatacagaagtCTGTAAGGTTGCTGGGAGAAAAATCTCTTCATGTACAGaaccaatatttaatttttttgacaaGTTATTGTCATAGTGTCAAAAGCTCATCTTAACCCAGTTTTATtccgggaacggaaactacgggCGAAATTCCGgttgtcagctagtaatataatatagcttGCTTTGCGATGCTTTACTAAACATCGCAAAGCAAGCTATAGTACGTCTAGATAAATACTCTTAAATTTGACGACTCATCTAGTCACTAGATAAGtcgtcaaattaaataatttcctTGTCTGGCTCTGTGTATTTCGCGTTATAAACTCGTCAGACCCTGTAATGAAAGCGGCGTCATGTCAAAAGACAGCTAATCATTTCGAAGAGCCGCACAAAAACGTGATCGCGCCGCAAAGGCCACGT
This genomic interval carries:
- the LOC112050271 gene encoding protein lifeguard 1-like, with the protein product MDINKNIDIEEKQRDGKTDICSIECEPQDTVLEKVVNRQRDAVVESAHRKLKVPNMWVQFQKTIRNTSTRSNDHELGRQSADRAKHFQPEGSGGGGGFVYDRSRNGFVLKVFVILLVMLAVTAMYAVIVAAMSNVVAVFTSIIKTHIIMYALLATSITVAVCLMLALSSFDFTAWYLYLVVIMCVFAALSLMLLIGSAFFGIRFKLMHTIMLYVGTLIQVVLLIMELQMILGGRSIEMGEDEYVLAAYCLYTSIINLFLHFVKILADLDF